Proteins encoded within one genomic window of Camarhynchus parvulus chromosome 14, STF_HiC, whole genome shotgun sequence:
- the SUN1 gene encoding SUN domain-containing protein 1 isoform X7, producing the protein MDFSRLHTYTPPQCLPENTGYTYALSSSYSSSALDFETENKIDPVFDSPRMSRRSLRLAAGGYSRSDDGQSDSLHDSSYAGNMSFRDQSKVVKQRRSMSKQSGSGRHVPRKNMSSSSIFSQSSFNSHASDTSMISTILDESLIREQTEVDHFWGLDEEGDPKGSDTTLLLQGNGGIAAPELQPTLNGYTCSDCSMLSERKEVLTAYSASHVPSSRIYTRDRSQKHASRGTYFYMSKILRLVKNTAASFASLLVQLFQMVLLKLGYEYKAHSDYCGSMNVKEFYREDRHLGVNEESICYFVLHVLRTAGATGWLVSQKVLSLLWLAILSPGRAASGMFRLLRTGWYQLVTLMSLLKVFLVRRCLPKNYRWLLFLIPLLFLLGLWFWGLNGFISLLPPLNWTKIGTIQRTDDSVPVPEPQDDSFHSVQPPKDTINIFDFGRISELEKQMAFVSDRCHDQNKEYNKVMSLLQNLQDQVATMSDRSETLNLIKNVMSQYIKDMKLEEKTDFLALHKEHELRIQTLEELLRKLSAESKDIQKEFDLAKSKSVRDDDQYSLLMSKIKKLELELASMKSELLSGESVKTSCEKMDVIHEKVDAQVKESVKLLLFGDQQEDLPESLLQWLTSNFVSKSDLQTVLRDLELQILKNITLHMSVTNQKVTSEVVTNAVTNAGISGITEAQAQIIVNNALKLYSQDKTGMVDFALESGGGSILSTRCSETYETKTALISLFGIPLWYYSQSPRVVIQPDMYPGNCWAFKGSQGYLVVRLSMKIYPTAFTLEHIPKTLSPTGNITSAPRNFAVYGLDDEYQEEGKLLGEYVYDQDGEPLQMFPVMEKNEDAFQIVELRIFSNWGHVEYTCLYRFRVHGKPAQ; encoded by the exons ATGGACTTTTCACGTCTACACACGTACACCCCTCCCCAATGTCTGCCAGAGAACACTGGCTATACATATGCACTCAG TTCGAGTTATTCTTCATCTGCTTTGGATTTTGAGACTGAGAACAAAATAGATCCAGTGTTTGATTCACCCAGAATGTCTCGGCGTAGTTTACGGTTGGCTGCTGGAGGATACAGTAGATCAGATGATGGACAGAGCGATTCCCTTCACGACAGCTCTTATGCTGGAAACATGTCCTTCAGGGATCAGTCTAA GGTGGTAAAGCAACGCAGAAGTATGAGCAAGCAGTCTGGCAGTGGAAGACATGTGCCAAGGAAAAATATGTCCAGCTCATCTATTTTTAGCCAGAGCAGTTTCAATAGCCATGCCAGTGATACATCAATGATATCCACTATATTGGATGAGTCTCTGATTCGGGAACAGACAGAAGTTGATCATTTCTGGG GCCTTGATGAAGAAGGTGACCCCAAAG GCAGTGACAccacgctgctgctgcaggggaacGGGGGCattgcagccccagagctgcagcccacgCTGAACGGCTACACGTGCAGTGACTGCAGCATGCTGTCAGAGAGGAAGGAGGTCCTCACTGCCTACTCAGCTTCCCATGTGCCATCTTCCAGGATCTACACTAGGGACAGGAGCCAGAAACATGCATCTA GAGGAACATATTTCTACATGAGTAAGATTCTACGATTGGTCAAAAATACTGCAGCATCCTTTGCATCACTATTAGTGCAACTCTTTCAAATGGTTTTGCTGAAGCTGGGTTATGAATATAAAG CTCACTCAGACTACTGTGGAAGCATGAATGTAAAGGAGTTCTACAGAGAAGATCGTCACCTTGGTGTGAATGAGGAGTCAATAT GTTACTTTGTGCTTCACGTGTTGCGAACAGCGGGAGCCACGGGATGGCTTGTGTCGCAGAAGGTGTTGTCTCTACTTTGGCTGGCCATTCTCTCTCCAG GGAGGGCAGCTTCTGGCATGTTCAGGTTGCTTAGAACTGGGTGGTATCAACTTGTTACTCTGATGTCTTTGCTCAAGGTGTTTCTTGTAAGAAG ATGCCTTCCAAAGAACTACAGGTGGTTATTGTTTCTTATCCCACTCCTGTTTCTACTAG gTTTGTGGTTCTGGGGGCTTAATGGCTTCATTTCATTATTACCTCCATTGAACTGGACAAAAATTGGCACAATTCAGAGAACAGATGATTCAGTTCCTGTTCCTGAACCACAAGATGACTCTTTTCATTCTGTGCAACCTCCAAAG GATACCATAAATATCTTTGACTTTGGTCGTATAAGtgagctggaaaagcaaatggCCTTCGTGTCTGACAGATGCCATGACCAAAACAAAGAATACAACAAAGTGATGAGCCTGCTCCAGAATCTTCAAGATCAGGTTGCCACAATGAGTGACAGAAGTGAAACattgaatttaataaaaaacgTAATGAGTCAATATATTAAAGATATGAAATTGGAGGAAAAG ACTGATTTCCTGGCTTTACACAAAGAACATGAGTTGCGCATCCAGACGCTGGAAGAACTTCTTAGAAAACTCTCAGCTGAATCCAAG GACATCCAGAAGGAGTTCGATCTAGCCAAATCAAAATCAGTCAG AGATGATGATCAATACAGTCTACTTATgtccaaaattaaaaagctaGAACTAGAGCTGGCTTCTATGAAATCAGAGCTGTTATCTGGGGAAAGTGTGAAGACGAGTTGCGAGAAAATGGATGTCATTCATGAAAAA GTAGATGCCCAGGTCAAGGAATCTGTCAAGCTATTGCTTTTTGGTGATCAACAAGAAGACTTGCCTGAATCACTTCTCCAGTGGCTTACCTCCAATTTTGTGAGCAAAAGCGATCTACAGACTGTGCTGCGGGATCTTGAGTTGCAGATCCTCAAAAATATTACTCTCCATATGTCTGTAACAAACCAAAAAGTAACATCTGAAGTAGTTACAAATGCTGTGACTAATGCAGGGATTTCTGGAATCACAGAAGCG CAAGCACagattattgtaaataatgcaCTGAAGCTCTACTCTCAAGACAAGACTGGGATGGTGGATTTCGCCTTGGAATCTGGAG GTGGCAGCATTCTGAGTACTCGCTGTTCTGAAACCTATGAGACCAAGACAGCATTAATTAGCCTCTTTGGAATTCCTCTGTGGTACTACTCTCAGTCTCCTAGAGTGGTGATTCAG CCGGACATGTATCCAGGGAACTGCTGGGCTTTCAAAGGATCACAGGGCTACCTTGTGGTGAGACTTTCCATGAAGATCTATCCAACTGCCTTTACATTGGAACACATACCAAAAACTCTTTCACCAACAGGAAATATCACCAGTGCTCCTAGGAATTTTGCAGTATAT GGTCTGGATGATGAATATCAAGAAGAAGGCAAACTTCTAGGAGAGTATGTCTATGATCAAGATGGAGAACCACTGCAGATGTTTCCAGTGATG gagaaaaatgaagacGCATTCCAAATAGTGGAGCTGAGGATTTTCTCTAACTGGGGCCATGTGGAGTACACCTGCCTTTATCGGTTCAGAGTGCACGGGAAACCTGCCCAGTAA
- the SUN1 gene encoding SUN domain-containing protein 1 isoform X1 has translation METWTSLKNLFVTRLKILPVTLLFLFYCSSSYSSSALDFETENKIDPVFDSPRMSRRSLRLAAGGYSRSDDGQSDSLHDSSYAGNMSFRDQSKVVKQRRSMSKQSGSGRHVPRKNMSSSSIFSQSSFNSHASDTSMISTILDESLIREQTEVDHFWGLDEEGDPKGSDTTLLLQGNGGIAAPELQPTLNGYTCSDCSMLSERKEVLTAYSASHVPSSRIYTRDRSQKHASRGTYFYMSKILRLVKNTAASFASLLVQLFQMVLLKLGYEYKAHSDYCGSMNVKEFYREDRHLGVNEESICDDCKGKKHLEMYTTDHMQSSWTKRVARTIWHTFSSAGYFVLHVLRTAGATGWLVSQKVLSLLWLAILSPGRAASGMFRLLRTGWYQLVTLMSLLKVFLVRRCLPKNYRWLLFLIPLLFLLGLWFWGLNGFISLLPPLNWTKIGTIQRTDDSVPVPEPQDDSFHSVQPPKDTINIFDFGRISELEKQMAFVSDRCHDQNKEYNKVMSLLQNLQDQVATMSDRSETLNLIKNVMSQYIKDMKLEEKTDFLALHKEHELRIQTLEELLRKLSAESKDIQKEFDLAKSKSVRDDDQYSLLMSKIKKLELELASMKSELLSGESVKTSCEKMDVIHEKVDAQVKESVKLLLFGDQQEDLPESLLQWLTSNFVSKSDLQTVLRDLELQILKNITLHMSVTNQKVTSEVVTNAVTNAGISGITEAQAQIIVNNALKLYSQDKTGMVDFALESGGGSILSTRCSETYETKTALISLFGIPLWYYSQSPRVVIQPDMYPGNCWAFKGSQGYLVVRLSMKIYPTAFTLEHIPKTLSPTGNITSAPRNFAVYGLDDEYQEEGKLLGEYVYDQDGEPLQMFPVMEKNEDAFQIVELRIFSNWGHVEYTCLYRFRVHGKPAQ, from the exons ATGGAAACTTGGACTAGCTTGAAAAACCTGTTTGTTACCAGGTTGAAAATTCTCCCAGTAACTTTGCTGTTCTTATTTTACTGCAGTTCGAGTTATTCTTCATCTGCTTTGGATTTTGAGACTGAGAACAAAATAGATCCAGTGTTTGATTCACCCAGAATGTCTCGGCGTAGTTTACGGTTGGCTGCTGGAGGATACAGTAGATCAGATGATGGACAGAGCGATTCCCTTCACGACAGCTCTTATGCTGGAAACATGTCCTTCAGGGATCAGTCTAA GGTGGTAAAGCAACGCAGAAGTATGAGCAAGCAGTCTGGCAGTGGAAGACATGTGCCAAGGAAAAATATGTCCAGCTCATCTATTTTTAGCCAGAGCAGTTTCAATAGCCATGCCAGTGATACATCAATGATATCCACTATATTGGATGAGTCTCTGATTCGGGAACAGACAGAAGTTGATCATTTCTGGG GCCTTGATGAAGAAGGTGACCCCAAAG GCAGTGACAccacgctgctgctgcaggggaacGGGGGCattgcagccccagagctgcagcccacgCTGAACGGCTACACGTGCAGTGACTGCAGCATGCTGTCAGAGAGGAAGGAGGTCCTCACTGCCTACTCAGCTTCCCATGTGCCATCTTCCAGGATCTACACTAGGGACAGGAGCCAGAAACATGCATCTA GAGGAACATATTTCTACATGAGTAAGATTCTACGATTGGTCAAAAATACTGCAGCATCCTTTGCATCACTATTAGTGCAACTCTTTCAAATGGTTTTGCTGAAGCTGGGTTATGAATATAAAG CTCACTCAGACTACTGTGGAAGCATGAATGTAAAGGAGTTCTACAGAGAAGATCGTCACCTTGGTGTGAATGAGGAGTCAATAT GTGATGACTGTAAAGGGAAGAAACATCTTGAAATGTACACCACAGACCACATGCAGTCCTCATGGACTAAAAGGGTAGCAAGGACCATTTGGCAcaccttttcttctgcag GTTACTTTGTGCTTCACGTGTTGCGAACAGCGGGAGCCACGGGATGGCTTGTGTCGCAGAAGGTGTTGTCTCTACTTTGGCTGGCCATTCTCTCTCCAG GGAGGGCAGCTTCTGGCATGTTCAGGTTGCTTAGAACTGGGTGGTATCAACTTGTTACTCTGATGTCTTTGCTCAAGGTGTTTCTTGTAAGAAG ATGCCTTCCAAAGAACTACAGGTGGTTATTGTTTCTTATCCCACTCCTGTTTCTACTAG gTTTGTGGTTCTGGGGGCTTAATGGCTTCATTTCATTATTACCTCCATTGAACTGGACAAAAATTGGCACAATTCAGAGAACAGATGATTCAGTTCCTGTTCCTGAACCACAAGATGACTCTTTTCATTCTGTGCAACCTCCAAAG GATACCATAAATATCTTTGACTTTGGTCGTATAAGtgagctggaaaagcaaatggCCTTCGTGTCTGACAGATGCCATGACCAAAACAAAGAATACAACAAAGTGATGAGCCTGCTCCAGAATCTTCAAGATCAGGTTGCCACAATGAGTGACAGAAGTGAAACattgaatttaataaaaaacgTAATGAGTCAATATATTAAAGATATGAAATTGGAGGAAAAG ACTGATTTCCTGGCTTTACACAAAGAACATGAGTTGCGCATCCAGACGCTGGAAGAACTTCTTAGAAAACTCTCAGCTGAATCCAAG GACATCCAGAAGGAGTTCGATCTAGCCAAATCAAAATCAGTCAG AGATGATGATCAATACAGTCTACTTATgtccaaaattaaaaagctaGAACTAGAGCTGGCTTCTATGAAATCAGAGCTGTTATCTGGGGAAAGTGTGAAGACGAGTTGCGAGAAAATGGATGTCATTCATGAAAAA GTAGATGCCCAGGTCAAGGAATCTGTCAAGCTATTGCTTTTTGGTGATCAACAAGAAGACTTGCCTGAATCACTTCTCCAGTGGCTTACCTCCAATTTTGTGAGCAAAAGCGATCTACAGACTGTGCTGCGGGATCTTGAGTTGCAGATCCTCAAAAATATTACTCTCCATATGTCTGTAACAAACCAAAAAGTAACATCTGAAGTAGTTACAAATGCTGTGACTAATGCAGGGATTTCTGGAATCACAGAAGCG CAAGCACagattattgtaaataatgcaCTGAAGCTCTACTCTCAAGACAAGACTGGGATGGTGGATTTCGCCTTGGAATCTGGAG GTGGCAGCATTCTGAGTACTCGCTGTTCTGAAACCTATGAGACCAAGACAGCATTAATTAGCCTCTTTGGAATTCCTCTGTGGTACTACTCTCAGTCTCCTAGAGTGGTGATTCAG CCGGACATGTATCCAGGGAACTGCTGGGCTTTCAAAGGATCACAGGGCTACCTTGTGGTGAGACTTTCCATGAAGATCTATCCAACTGCCTTTACATTGGAACACATACCAAAAACTCTTTCACCAACAGGAAATATCACCAGTGCTCCTAGGAATTTTGCAGTATAT GGTCTGGATGATGAATATCAAGAAGAAGGCAAACTTCTAGGAGAGTATGTCTATGATCAAGATGGAGAACCACTGCAGATGTTTCCAGTGATG gagaaaaatgaagacGCATTCCAAATAGTGGAGCTGAGGATTTTCTCTAACTGGGGCCATGTGGAGTACACCTGCCTTTATCGGTTCAGAGTGCACGGGAAACCTGCCCAGTAA
- the SUN1 gene encoding SUN domain-containing protein 1 isoform X5, protein MSRRSLRLAAGGYSRSDDGQSDSLHDSSYAGNMSFRDQSKVVKQRRSMSKQSGSGRHVPRKNMSSSSIFSQSSFNSHASDTSMISTILDESLIREQTEVDHFWGLDEEGDPKGSDTTLLLQGNGGIAAPELQPTLNGYTCSDCSMLSERKEVLTAYSASHVPSSRIYTRDRSQKHASRGTYFYMSKILRLVKNTAASFASLLVQLFQMVLLKLGYEYKAHSDYCGSMNVKEFYREDRHLGVNEESICDDCKGKKHLEMYTTDHMQSSWTKRVARTIWHTFSSAGYFVLHVLRTAGATGWLVSQKVLSLLWLAILSPGRAASGMFRLLRTGWYQLVTLMSLLKVFLVRRCLPKNYRWLLFLIPLLFLLGLWFWGLNGFISLLPPLNWTKIGTIQRTDDSVPVPEPQDDSFHSVQPPKDTINIFDFGRISELEKQMAFVSDRCHDQNKEYNKVMSLLQNLQDQVATMSDRSETLNLIKNVMSQYIKDMKLEEKTDFLALHKEHELRIQTLEELLRKLSAESKDIQKEFDLAKSKSVRDDDQYSLLMSKIKKLELELASMKSELLSGESVKTSCEKMDVIHEKVDAQVKESVKLLLFGDQQEDLPESLLQWLTSNFVSKSDLQTVLRDLELQILKNITLHMSVTNQKVTSEVVTNAVTNAGISGITEAQAQIIVNNALKLYSQDKTGMVDFALESGGGSILSTRCSETYETKTALISLFGIPLWYYSQSPRVVIQPDMYPGNCWAFKGSQGYLVVRLSMKIYPTAFTLEHIPKTLSPTGNITSAPRNFAVYGLDDEYQEEGKLLGEYVYDQDGEPLQMFPVMEKNEDAFQIVELRIFSNWGHVEYTCLYRFRVHGKPAQ, encoded by the exons ATGTCTCGGCGTAGTTTACGGTTGGCTGCTGGAGGATACAGTAGATCAGATGATGGACAGAGCGATTCCCTTCACGACAGCTCTTATGCTGGAAACATGTCCTTCAGGGATCAGTCTAA GGTGGTAAAGCAACGCAGAAGTATGAGCAAGCAGTCTGGCAGTGGAAGACATGTGCCAAGGAAAAATATGTCCAGCTCATCTATTTTTAGCCAGAGCAGTTTCAATAGCCATGCCAGTGATACATCAATGATATCCACTATATTGGATGAGTCTCTGATTCGGGAACAGACAGAAGTTGATCATTTCTGGG GCCTTGATGAAGAAGGTGACCCCAAAG GCAGTGACAccacgctgctgctgcaggggaacGGGGGCattgcagccccagagctgcagcccacgCTGAACGGCTACACGTGCAGTGACTGCAGCATGCTGTCAGAGAGGAAGGAGGTCCTCACTGCCTACTCAGCTTCCCATGTGCCATCTTCCAGGATCTACACTAGGGACAGGAGCCAGAAACATGCATCTA GAGGAACATATTTCTACATGAGTAAGATTCTACGATTGGTCAAAAATACTGCAGCATCCTTTGCATCACTATTAGTGCAACTCTTTCAAATGGTTTTGCTGAAGCTGGGTTATGAATATAAAG CTCACTCAGACTACTGTGGAAGCATGAATGTAAAGGAGTTCTACAGAGAAGATCGTCACCTTGGTGTGAATGAGGAGTCAATAT GTGATGACTGTAAAGGGAAGAAACATCTTGAAATGTACACCACAGACCACATGCAGTCCTCATGGACTAAAAGGGTAGCAAGGACCATTTGGCAcaccttttcttctgcag GTTACTTTGTGCTTCACGTGTTGCGAACAGCGGGAGCCACGGGATGGCTTGTGTCGCAGAAGGTGTTGTCTCTACTTTGGCTGGCCATTCTCTCTCCAG GGAGGGCAGCTTCTGGCATGTTCAGGTTGCTTAGAACTGGGTGGTATCAACTTGTTACTCTGATGTCTTTGCTCAAGGTGTTTCTTGTAAGAAG ATGCCTTCCAAAGAACTACAGGTGGTTATTGTTTCTTATCCCACTCCTGTTTCTACTAG gTTTGTGGTTCTGGGGGCTTAATGGCTTCATTTCATTATTACCTCCATTGAACTGGACAAAAATTGGCACAATTCAGAGAACAGATGATTCAGTTCCTGTTCCTGAACCACAAGATGACTCTTTTCATTCTGTGCAACCTCCAAAG GATACCATAAATATCTTTGACTTTGGTCGTATAAGtgagctggaaaagcaaatggCCTTCGTGTCTGACAGATGCCATGACCAAAACAAAGAATACAACAAAGTGATGAGCCTGCTCCAGAATCTTCAAGATCAGGTTGCCACAATGAGTGACAGAAGTGAAACattgaatttaataaaaaacgTAATGAGTCAATATATTAAAGATATGAAATTGGAGGAAAAG ACTGATTTCCTGGCTTTACACAAAGAACATGAGTTGCGCATCCAGACGCTGGAAGAACTTCTTAGAAAACTCTCAGCTGAATCCAAG GACATCCAGAAGGAGTTCGATCTAGCCAAATCAAAATCAGTCAG AGATGATGATCAATACAGTCTACTTATgtccaaaattaaaaagctaGAACTAGAGCTGGCTTCTATGAAATCAGAGCTGTTATCTGGGGAAAGTGTGAAGACGAGTTGCGAGAAAATGGATGTCATTCATGAAAAA GTAGATGCCCAGGTCAAGGAATCTGTCAAGCTATTGCTTTTTGGTGATCAACAAGAAGACTTGCCTGAATCACTTCTCCAGTGGCTTACCTCCAATTTTGTGAGCAAAAGCGATCTACAGACTGTGCTGCGGGATCTTGAGTTGCAGATCCTCAAAAATATTACTCTCCATATGTCTGTAACAAACCAAAAAGTAACATCTGAAGTAGTTACAAATGCTGTGACTAATGCAGGGATTTCTGGAATCACAGAAGCG CAAGCACagattattgtaaataatgcaCTGAAGCTCTACTCTCAAGACAAGACTGGGATGGTGGATTTCGCCTTGGAATCTGGAG GTGGCAGCATTCTGAGTACTCGCTGTTCTGAAACCTATGAGACCAAGACAGCATTAATTAGCCTCTTTGGAATTCCTCTGTGGTACTACTCTCAGTCTCCTAGAGTGGTGATTCAG CCGGACATGTATCCAGGGAACTGCTGGGCTTTCAAAGGATCACAGGGCTACCTTGTGGTGAGACTTTCCATGAAGATCTATCCAACTGCCTTTACATTGGAACACATACCAAAAACTCTTTCACCAACAGGAAATATCACCAGTGCTCCTAGGAATTTTGCAGTATAT GGTCTGGATGATGAATATCAAGAAGAAGGCAAACTTCTAGGAGAGTATGTCTATGATCAAGATGGAGAACCACTGCAGATGTTTCCAGTGATG gagaaaaatgaagacGCATTCCAAATAGTGGAGCTGAGGATTTTCTCTAACTGGGGCCATGTGGAGTACACCTGCCTTTATCGGTTCAGAGTGCACGGGAAACCTGCCCAGTAA